One window of Agromyces rhizosphaerae genomic DNA carries:
- the yidD gene encoding membrane protein insertion efficiency factor YidD — MRATLMWILLLPRNILVLLLRAYRAVISPLYGDVCRYYPSCSAYSLGAMQEHGVVVGTALTARRLARCHPWAEGGIDDVPTSRRQRYRTTRFGFVVAAPGKD; from the coding sequence ATGCGTGCGACCCTCATGTGGATCCTGCTCCTCCCCCGCAACATCCTCGTCCTGCTCCTCCGCGCGTATCGAGCGGTGATCTCGCCGCTCTACGGTGACGTCTGCAGGTACTATCCCTCGTGTTCCGCGTACTCGCTCGGTGCGATGCAGGAGCACGGAGTGGTCGTGGGCACGGCCCTGACCGCCCGCCGTCTCGCACGCTGTCATCCGTGGGCGGAGGGCGGCATCGACGACGTCCCCACCTCCCGCCGCCAGCGGTACCGCACCACCCGATTCGGTTTCGTCGTCGCAGCCCCCGGAAAGGACTGA
- the yidC gene encoding membrane protein insertase YidC produces MDIIGTILWPIKWAIELILVGFHSLFTFFGMDADAGLTWVLSIVGLVVVVRAALIPVFVRQIKNQRRMLEVAPHLKKIQDKYKGKKDQFSREAMSRETMELYKRTGTNPLSSCLPLLLQMPIFFGLFSVLNDAARNDAAGVGLLNQDLADSLNQAELFGAPLSSTFIEALNAGGPWQTMVIAVVMIVLMTASQFITQLQIVSKNMSPETKASPMFRQQRILLYLLPLVFAVSGVAFPIGVMFYWLTSNFWTMGQQFLVIRNMPTPGSEAAKAREARLARRGKLPASDDASPTPEVEAPKPTQRQQPISKARSKKKPGNRK; encoded by the coding sequence ATGGACATCATCGGCACCATACTCTGGCCCATCAAGTGGGCCATCGAGCTCATCCTGGTCGGGTTCCACAGCCTGTTCACGTTCTTCGGCATGGATGCCGATGCGGGCCTCACCTGGGTGCTCTCGATCGTCGGCCTCGTGGTCGTCGTGCGTGCCGCGCTGATTCCGGTGTTCGTCCGGCAGATCAAGAACCAGCGGCGCATGCTCGAGGTGGCGCCGCACCTGAAGAAGATCCAGGACAAGTACAAGGGCAAGAAGGACCAGTTCTCGCGCGAGGCGATGTCGCGCGAGACGATGGAGCTCTACAAGCGCACCGGCACGAACCCGCTGTCGTCGTGCCTCCCGCTCCTGCTGCAGATGCCGATCTTCTTCGGCCTCTTCTCCGTGCTGAACGACGCGGCCCGGAACGACGCGGCGGGCGTCGGCCTGCTCAACCAGGACCTCGCCGACTCGCTGAACCAGGCCGAGCTGTTCGGCGCCCCGCTGAGCTCGACCTTCATCGAAGCGCTGAACGCCGGCGGACCGTGGCAGACGATGGTGATCGCCGTCGTCATGATCGTGCTGATGACCGCCTCGCAGTTCATCACGCAGCTCCAGATCGTCTCGAAGAACATGTCGCCCGAGACCAAGGCGAGCCCGATGTTCCGCCAGCAGCGCATCCTGCTCTACCTGCTCCCCCTCGTCTTCGCGGTGTCCGGCGTCGCGTTCCCCATCGGCGTGATGTTCTACTGGCTCACCTCGAACTTCTGGACCATGGGCCAGCAGTTCCTCGTGATCCGCAACATGCCGACGCCCGGCAGTGAAGCCGCCAAGGCGCGCGAGGCGCGTCTCGCGCGGCGTGGGAAGCTCCCCGCTTCGGATGACGCGAGCCCGACCCCCGAGGTCGAGGCCCCGAAGCCGACGCAGCGGCAGCAGCCGATCAGCAAGGCGCGGTCGAAGAAGAAGCCTGGAAACCGGAAGTAG
- a CDS encoding Jag family protein, translated as MTDVQHEQPQAEPFADEGEIAADYIEELLDICDIDGDIDIDVTDQRAMVSVTASEGSNLSLLSKPDVVASLQELARLAVQSKTGGFSRMILDIGGSRDQRKAELSQLVSRAIERIEAGSADAALPAMSSYERKIVHDLVAERGFHSESSGEGKDRHTVITRA; from the coding sequence ATGACCGACGTGCAGCACGAACAGCCCCAGGCGGAGCCGTTCGCCGACGAGGGTGAGATCGCGGCGGACTACATCGAGGAGCTCCTCGACATCTGCGACATCGACGGTGACATCGACATCGACGTGACCGACCAGCGGGCGATGGTCTCGGTGACGGCGAGCGAGGGCTCCAACCTCTCACTGCTGTCCAAGCCTGATGTCGTCGCATCGCTCCAGGAGCTCGCACGGCTCGCGGTGCAGTCGAAGACCGGCGGCTTCTCCCGCATGATCCTCGACATCGGCGGTTCCCGCGATCAGCGCAAGGCCGAGCTGTCGCAGCTGGTGTCCCGCGCCATCGAGCGGATCGAGGCGGGTTCGGCCGACGCCGCGCTGCCGGCGATGTCGTCGTACGAGCGCAAGATCGTGCACGACCTCGTGGCCGAGCGTGGCTTCCACTCCGAGTCCAGCGGTGAGGGCAAGGATCGCCACACCGTGATCACCCGGGCCTGA
- the rsmG gene encoding 16S rRNA (guanine(527)-N(7))-methyltransferase RsmG, whose product MTLEIEPADAAVVFGDRLDAVRAFTRNLADRGEELGLIGPLELPRLWSRHIVNSGLVAPLLRPGRVGDVGSGAGLPGLVLALARPDVDFVLIEPMERRVAWLRDQVSALGLRNVEVVRARAEESKLEGTLDQVTARAVSALRTLIPVTAPLLRDGGELVLMKGANAPKEIEAAAKQIRRFGLSDVEVLLLGEGVVAEPTRVVRARRG is encoded by the coding sequence ATGACCCTCGAGATCGAGCCGGCAGATGCCGCGGTCGTCTTCGGCGATCGCCTCGATGCCGTGCGTGCGTTCACCCGCAACCTCGCCGATCGCGGCGAGGAACTCGGGCTCATCGGACCGCTGGAACTCCCCCGGCTCTGGTCTCGACACATCGTGAACAGCGGGCTCGTCGCGCCGCTGCTGCGGCCTGGTCGTGTGGGCGACGTGGGAAGCGGGGCGGGCCTCCCGGGGTTGGTGCTCGCACTCGCCAGGCCGGATGTCGACTTCGTGCTGATCGAGCCGATGGAGCGCCGGGTCGCCTGGCTGCGTGATCAGGTGTCTGCGCTCGGCCTGCGCAACGTCGAAGTCGTTCGAGCTCGCGCCGAGGAGTCGAAGCTCGAGGGGACGCTCGACCAGGTCACCGCCCGTGCCGTGAGCGCGCTCCGCACCCTCATTCCGGTCACCGCTCCCCTGCTGCGCGACGGCGGGGAGCTGGTGCTGATGAAGGGTGCGAACGCGCCGAAGGAGATCGAGGCGGCCGCCAAGCAGATCCGTCGTTTCGGACTGAGCGATGTCGAGGTCCTGCTGCTCGGTGAGGGCGTGGTGGCGGAGCCCACTCGCGTCGTCCGCGCTCGTCGCGGCTGA